One genomic segment of Marinitoga piezophila KA3 includes these proteins:
- a CDS encoding protein-glutamate methylesterase/protein-glutamine glutaminase, with amino-acid sequence MDDKVIKILIVDDSGFMRMVLKDIIEKQKDMKVVGIAKTGLEGVEKAIQLKPDVITMDVEMPELNGLEAVKIIMKKRPTPIIMVSSLTSKDSEITIEALENGAVDFIQKPAGSVSWTFRTVADELLEKIRNAAKVDVTKMTMRRIKPKKPRISTMLRGQKIVLIASSTGGPRSLDTIIPNLPKGINVPVVVVQHMPPGFTNSLAKRLDKISELHVKEAEDNEELKPDTVYIAPGNYHLGLKASGSKVYTFLDQSDKINNVRPAADFTFDLAAEIYKSNIIAAVLTGMGKDGAKGAFKIKHYGGKIIAESKETCVVYGMPKAVVEENYADFVLPNYEIADKIVELLGGK; translated from the coding sequence ATGGATGATAAAGTAATTAAAATATTAATAGTAGACGATTCTGGATTCATGAGAATGGTTTTAAAAGACATTATTGAAAAACAAAAGGATATGAAGGTCGTTGGAATAGCCAAAACAGGTCTTGAAGGTGTTGAAAAGGCTATTCAATTAAAACCAGATGTAATTACAATGGATGTCGAAATGCCGGAATTAAACGGTCTTGAAGCTGTAAAAATAATTATGAAAAAAAGACCTACACCTATTATAATGGTTAGTAGTTTAACTTCAAAGGATTCTGAAATTACAATTGAAGCACTGGAAAATGGCGCTGTAGATTTTATACAAAAACCTGCCGGAAGCGTTTCATGGACATTCAGGACTGTTGCTGACGAATTATTGGAAAAAATAAGAAATGCTGCAAAGGTTGATGTGACTAAAATGACTATGAGAAGGATCAAACCTAAAAAACCAAGAATATCAACAATGTTAAGAGGACAAAAGATTGTTTTAATTGCTTCTTCTACTGGTGGCCCAAGATCATTAGATACAATTATTCCTAACTTACCAAAAGGGATAAATGTTCCGGTGGTTGTTGTTCAGCACATGCCTCCAGGATTTACCAATTCTCTCGCAAAAAGATTGGATAAGATTTCCGAATTGCATGTAAAAGAAGCTGAAGACAATGAAGAATTAAAACCAGATACTGTATATATTGCACCTGGAAATTACCATCTTGGTTTAAAAGCTTCCGGAAGCAAGGTATATACATTCCTTGATCAATCAGATAAAATAAATAATGTTAGACCTGCTGCAGATTTTACATTTGATCTTGCCGCAGAAATTTATAAATCAAATATAATTGCCGCAGTATTAACAGGAATGGGTAAAGATGGTGCAAAAGGTGCATTTAAAATTAAACATTATGGCGGAAAAATAATTGCTGAATCAAAAGAAACCTGCGTAGTATATGGAATGCCTAAAGCTGTTGTCGAAGAAAATTATGCAGATTTTGTTCTTCCAAATTATGAAATAGCAGATAAAATCGTAGAGTTGTTGGGAGGAAAATAA
- the lepA gene encoding translation elongation factor 4, which yields MYNPELIRNISIIAHIDHGKTTLVDRILEITKSIDNRKMHDQYLDMMDIEQERGITIKAQPVKIMYPAKDGNTYEINIIDTPGHVDFTYEVSRSLAACEGAVLLVDASQGVEAQTVANTYLAIENDLEIIPAVNKIDLPNANVEETLAEIEDLIGISADDALKVSGKTGEGVEELLEEIIKRIPAPTSKGTSEDKLKALIFDAKYDKYRGVIIYTRIYGGTVKTGDKIMTMSNKETYEVVEVGIFHPEMQKTDSLSAGEVGYIIAGIKEVELARVGDTITSATDPIDEPLPGYKEVKPMVYAGIYPGVPDYYEELRKALDKLKLNDAALTFNPEHSPALGFGFRCGFLGLLHMDVVRERIEREFELAIILTAPNVVYKAKLKNGEEIEIHDPTQFPDQDLLEEVYEPYVKLDIITPTEYMGGLMGVVQNEKRGEFVSVSNAGKDRVVMHFEVPLGEIIFDFFDRMKAISRGYASMDYELIGFRKSDLLKVTILVNREPVEALSFIAHRSKLYEMSKKMVEKLKDLIPKHQFEIPIQAKADGRIIARSTIKAYRKDVLAKCYGGDITRKMKLLEKQKEGKKRMRQIGRVTIPQNAFLAILKINEEEK from the coding sequence ATGTATAATCCTGAATTGATAAGAAATATCAGTATTATAGCGCATATAGATCATGGTAAAACAACATTGGTTGATAGAATACTTGAAATAACAAAAAGCATTGATAATCGTAAAATGCATGACCAATATCTTGATATGATGGATATTGAACAGGAAAGAGGTATTACAATAAAAGCACAACCTGTTAAAATTATGTATCCAGCTAAAGATGGAAATACCTATGAAATAAATATTATAGATACACCGGGGCATGTTGATTTTACATATGAGGTTTCAAGAAGTCTTGCAGCATGTGAAGGAGCAGTGTTGCTCGTTGATGCATCTCAGGGGGTAGAAGCACAAACAGTTGCAAATACATATCTTGCAATAGAAAATGATCTTGAAATTATTCCTGCGGTCAATAAAATCGATTTGCCAAATGCCAATGTTGAAGAGACATTGGCTGAAATAGAAGATTTAATAGGTATTTCAGCAGATGACGCGTTAAAGGTGTCCGGAAAAACAGGTGAAGGTGTTGAAGAGCTACTTGAAGAGATTATAAAGAGAATTCCAGCTCCTACCTCCAAAGGAACAAGTGAAGATAAGTTAAAGGCTTTGATATTTGATGCAAAGTATGATAAATATAGAGGAGTAATCATATATACGAGAATATATGGAGGAACAGTTAAAACTGGCGATAAAATAATGACTATGTCAAATAAAGAAACATATGAAGTTGTTGAAGTTGGAATATTCCATCCCGAAATGCAAAAAACAGATTCATTATCTGCTGGTGAAGTTGGATATATAATCGCAGGAATCAAAGAGGTTGAGCTTGCACGTGTAGGTGATACCATAACAAGTGCAACAGATCCAATAGATGAACCATTGCCAGGATATAAAGAAGTGAAACCTATGGTATATGCCGGTATATATCCTGGTGTTCCAGATTATTATGAAGAATTAAGAAAAGCGCTTGATAAACTAAAATTAAATGACGCTGCTTTAACCTTTAATCCTGAACATTCACCTGCGCTTGGATTTGGTTTTAGATGTGGTTTTCTTGGATTATTACATATGGATGTTGTAAGAGAAAGAATAGAAAGAGAATTTGAATTAGCCATTATATTAACAGCTCCAAATGTTGTTTATAAGGCTAAATTGAAAAATGGCGAAGAAATAGAAATTCATGATCCAACACAATTTCCTGATCAGGATTTATTGGAAGAAGTATATGAACCATATGTAAAACTTGATATTATTACACCAACAGAATATATGGGCGGTTTAATGGGTGTAGTTCAAAATGAAAAACGAGGAGAATTTGTTTCTGTATCAAATGCTGGTAAAGATAGGGTAGTTATGCATTTTGAAGTTCCACTTGGCGAAATAATCTTTGATTTCTTTGATAGAATGAAAGCGATTAGCCGCGGATATGCTTCAATGGATTATGAATTAATAGGATTTAGAAAATCTGATTTATTAAAGGTTACAATACTTGTTAATAGAGAGCCAGTTGAAGCGTTGTCGTTTATTGCACATAGAAGTAAATTATATGAAATGTCGAAGAAAATGGTAGAAAAATTAAAGGATCTCATCCCAAAACATCAGTTTGAAATTCCAATACAGGCAAAAGCAGATGGAAGAATTATTGCAAGATCCACAATTAAAGCATATAGGAAAGATGTTCTTGCAAAGTGTTATGGTGGAGATATAACAAGAAAGATGAAATTGCTTGAAAAACAAAAAGAAGGTAAGAAAAGAATGCGCCAAATTGGTAGGGTAACAATACCTCAAAATGCATTTCTTGCAATTTTGAAAATAAATGAGGAAGAAAAATAA
- a CDS encoding methionine synthase, translating into MNFSEIEEYIPQKSEYMPSKQIYLARAGSIYKKIIDDENLNKIVTEIYLKGLELASPQLWHNIYEINKVPKEIIPSKFVGSKKLSIFLSTLGERIDKEIESLMERNKVLEGTLLDAWASEALEKLNNTFDQKLRTKYGKGTMRFSPGYGDIDIRVNKIIVEMLNLTDKIMVRESGIMIPGKTTTCLIGW; encoded by the coding sequence ATGAATTTTTCTGAAATAGAAGAATATATTCCACAAAAAAGCGAATACATGCCTTCAAAACAAATATATCTGGCGCGTGCTGGAAGTATATATAAAAAAATTATTGATGATGAAAATCTAAATAAAATTGTTACCGAAATATATCTTAAAGGTCTTGAACTTGCAAGTCCACAATTGTGGCATAATATATATGAAATAAATAAAGTTCCCAAAGAAATAATTCCTTCAAAGTTCGTTGGTTCAAAAAAATTATCTATATTTCTTTCAACATTAGGTGAGAGAATTGATAAAGAAATTGAAAGCTTAATGGAAAGAAATAAAGTTCTTGAAGGAACGTTACTTGACGCATGGGCTTCTGAAGCTCTTGAAAAATTAAATAATACATTTGACCAAAAATTACGAACTAAATATGGAAAAGGTACTATGCGTTTTTCACCTGGATATGGGGATATCGATATTAGAGTAAATAAAATTATAGTTGAAATGCTAAATTTAACAGATAAAATTATGGTTCGTGAAAGTGGTATAATGATTCCAGGAAAAACAACAACCTGTTTAATAGGCTGGTGA
- a CDS encoding deoxycytidylate deaminase, translating into MSLRDRVDEYIKKNKLLEISFPEKKNIEDWDIYFMKIAFLVSERSSCTHRKVGAVIVKDKRVLATGYNQPPSGFPHCDQITCIRDELNIKSGEHQEICYGLHAEQNALMQAAKFGISTDGATIYVTHQPCSVCARLIINAGIKRVIYGGDYPDSLTKLFFKLSNIEYRLFQLK; encoded by the coding sequence ATGAGTTTAAGGGATAGGGTAGATGAATATATAAAAAAAAATAAATTATTGGAAATAAGTTTTCCTGAAAAGAAAAATATTGAAGATTGGGACATTTATTTTATGAAAATAGCTTTTCTTGTTAGTGAGAGATCATCGTGTACCCATAGAAAGGTTGGAGCTGTAATAGTAAAGGATAAACGCGTATTGGCAACAGGCTACAACCAGCCACCATCAGGTTTTCCTCACTGTGATCAAATTACCTGTATCAGAGATGAATTAAATATAAAAAGCGGTGAACATCAGGAAATATGTTATGGATTACACGCTGAACAAAATGCTTTAATGCAGGCAGCAAAATTCGGAATTTCAACTGACGGTGCAACAATATATGTAACTCATCAACCATGTTCTGTTTGCGCAAGGCTTATAATAAACGCCGGTATTAAGCGTGTAATATATGGTGGAGATTATCCAGATTCATTAACAAAATTATTTTTTAAACTTTCAAATATTGAATACAGGCTATTCCAATTAAAATAA
- the hemW gene encoding radical SAM family heme chaperone HemW — protein sequence MNTNKIGLYIHIPFCKSKCLYCDYPMTTNLNIQDRYFESLFKEIDLYKDKNLKIETLFLGGGTPTYVDIKNIEKLFKKLSDSFNFQPDEITIESNPEILTEELLHTYFSLGINRLSIGVQTFDNEILKRMNRKYNNEVIQEKYYLARRYFSNINFDFILGLPGDNWKSLEENIKYIEKMQPDHVSYYIFDSDHETPLRSLLNKGKLSLPDDAFIEEGYDFVISELSKVGYQRYEISNWAKNNFECKHNLKYWNNENYHGFGISAGGHIGNIRYTKTWILKDYMEKLANNEIPYDYYVQNEPLNELTEELFMGLRLIKGISVKNLEKKYGDLFLKFIKNLSTEVSDMIIVDDYVRLNEKGLDLSKMVFEKILEVRENIL from the coding sequence TTGAATACTAATAAAATTGGATTATATATACATATTCCATTTTGCAAATCAAAATGTTTATATTGTGATTATCCCATGACAACAAATTTAAATATTCAGGATAGATATTTTGAATCGCTTTTTAAGGAAATAGATTTATATAAGGACAAAAATCTGAAAATCGAAACTCTTTTTTTAGGCGGTGGAACACCTACTTATGTTGATATAAAAAATATAGAAAAATTATTTAAAAAATTATCAGATTCTTTCAATTTTCAACCTGACGAAATAACTATTGAAAGCAATCCTGAAATTCTTACTGAAGAATTATTACATACATATTTCTCACTTGGTATAAATAGACTGAGTATTGGTGTGCAAACTTTTGATAATGAAATCTTAAAAAGAATGAATAGAAAATACAACAACGAAGTTATACAGGAAAAGTATTATCTTGCTAGAAGGTATTTTTCAAATATAAATTTTGATTTTATCTTAGGATTACCAGGAGATAACTGGAAAAGTTTAGAAGAAAATATTAAATATATAGAAAAAATGCAGCCTGATCATGTCTCATATTATATTTTTGATAGCGATCATGAAACTCCACTTCGGAGTTTACTAAACAAAGGAAAACTTTCATTACCTGATGATGCATTTATAGAAGAAGGTTATGATTTTGTTATTTCTGAACTTTCAAAAGTAGGTTATCAACGTTATGAAATTTCCAATTGGGCAAAAAATAATTTTGAATGTAAACATAATCTAAAATACTGGAATAACGAAAATTATCATGGTTTTGGAATTTCTGCCGGTGGTCATATTGGCAATATAAGATATACAAAAACATGGATATTGAAAGACTATATGGAAAAATTAGCAAACAATGAAATTCCATATGATTATTATGTTCAAAATGAACCTTTAAATGAATTAACAGAAGAATTATTTATGGGATTAAGACTTATAAAAGGAATAAGCGTTAAAAATTTAGAAAAAAAATACGGAGATTTATTTTTAAAATTCATCAAAAATTTGAGTACTGAGGTATCTGATATGATTATTGTTGATGATTACGTCAGATTAAACGAAAAAGGCCTGGATTTATCTAAAATGGTATTTGAAAAAATACTGGAAGTGAGGGAAAATATATTATGA
- a CDS encoding LysM peptidoglycan-binding domain-containing protein, producing the protein MKNRIFLIILTLLITTIFSVNTYTYTVKSGDSLELIAYKHNIPLSLIVDYNPELAYKKYIYPGQKIKIPEEPVFIYTVKSGDNLSYIAKSMFTDLNLLIKYNHITNPEKIYVGQKLLIPYNYLGLSYNKKVTVSWPVWGELTSPYGWRIHPIYHEKRFHSGIDIALSEGLPIFSSITGKVVEVKKDKGYGIYVKIKAGKHYYIFAHMSRADVVPGIIVKKGELIGRVGSTGISTGPHVHFEVRTLDEKSVNPMIFLPGMKFAHVEIDKNYMGGE; encoded by the coding sequence ATGAAAAATCGGATTTTTTTAATTATTTTAACATTATTAATTACAACTATATTTTCTGTTAATACATACACATACACAGTAAAATCTGGCGATTCTCTAGAACTAATTGCATATAAACATAATATTCCCTTATCATTAATTGTTGATTATAATCCCGAACTCGCTTATAAGAAATATATATATCCAGGACAAAAAATTAAAATCCCGGAAGAACCTGTTTTTATATATACAGTAAAATCTGGTGATAATCTTTCATATATTGCCAAATCGATGTTTACAGACTTAAATCTCTTAATAAAATACAATCATATAACAAATCCAGAAAAAATATATGTAGGTCAGAAATTATTAATACCTTACAATTATCTTGGATTATCCTACAATAAAAAGGTTACTGTTTCATGGCCTGTATGGGGAGAATTAACCTCACCTTACGGTTGGAGAATACATCCAATTTACCACGAAAAAAGATTTCATAGTGGAATAGATATAGCTTTAAGCGAAGGATTACCTATATTTTCTTCTATAACCGGAAAGGTTGTAGAAGTAAAAAAAGATAAAGGTTATGGAATATATGTAAAAATAAAGGCTGGAAAACATTATTATATATTTGCACACATGTCCAGAGCGGATGTTGTTCCTGGAATAATTGTTAAAAAGGGTGAATTAATTGGAAGAGTTGGAAGTACAGGAATATCCACAGGTCCTCATGTTCATTTTGAAGTAAGAACACTTGATGAAAAGAGCGTAAATCCTATGATCTTTTTACCAGGAATGAAGTTTGCACATGTTGAAATAGATAAAAACTATATGGGTGGCGAGTAA
- a CDS encoding N-acetylmuramoyl-L-alanine amidase family protein: protein MNYNKKLPLLIFLIIIFSIQLFSKDLFLQWKKVDRLNYIEENGKIFLNVSYLKHLEYDVISTSENLLIIKFQDTWSAVVFPNAQIAILNSSESLTLDKNNFKYINKNYYVELSTLAQIANLEYFTNSKGYYLNYNLAKLKSIDGFLMNERLRVIMEFSMKPEKYEVYSLTSAPGYLIKIYGAEIPEVSFSKTYNNKFLKQIKAMQHSKKEIWVTIILGAEAKKYTKITENGRIILDIELTEKFTAPIVVLDPGHGDFDPGALGYLGTKEKDVALKVALKTQELLKNKNIRVYLTRSYDKFVELYNRAKFANDVGADLFVSIHLNSYLENRSVRGSEIYYFSFSNDKYARKIARKENLDMKKNKDIIESRVIEKKNSIPESKKFAELLKKRIKENNIPFRSIHAAEFAVLAYTKCPAVLFELEFLSNPTVEISFKSGVYIDLFAKIISDSILEYFGLK from the coding sequence ATGAATTATAATAAAAAATTACCTCTTTTAATTTTCCTAATAATTATATTTTCAATACAATTATTTTCAAAAGACTTGTTTTTACAATGGAAAAAAGTAGATAGACTTAATTACATTGAGGAAAATGGAAAGATTTTCCTCAATGTTTCTTATTTAAAACATCTTGAATACGACGTAATTTCTACATCTGAAAATCTATTAATAATAAAATTTCAGGATACATGGTCAGCAGTTGTATTTCCAAATGCACAAATTGCCATATTGAATTCTTCTGAATCACTAACACTAGACAAAAATAATTTTAAATATATAAATAAAAATTATTATGTTGAATTAAGCACATTAGCCCAAATTGCAAATCTTGAATATTTTACTAATTCAAAGGGTTATTATTTAAATTACAACCTTGCAAAATTAAAAAGTATAGACGGCTTTTTAATGAATGAAAGATTGCGTGTTATTATGGAATTTTCAATGAAACCGGAAAAATATGAAGTATATTCGCTCACATCTGCACCGGGATATTTAATAAAAATATATGGTGCTGAGATTCCTGAAGTTTCCTTTTCAAAAACATATAACAATAAATTCCTAAAACAGATAAAAGCCATGCAACATTCTAAAAAAGAAATATGGGTAACCATAATACTTGGTGCCGAAGCAAAAAAATATACCAAAATCACAGAAAACGGAAGAATTATTCTTGATATAGAATTAACAGAAAAATTCACTGCACCTATAGTGGTTTTAGATCCCGGACATGGAGACTTTGATCCTGGTGCTCTTGGATATCTTGGAACGAAAGAAAAAGATGTCGCTTTAAAGGTTGCATTAAAAACACAGGAATTATTAAAAAATAAAAATATAAGGGTTTATCTCACAAGAAGCTATGATAAATTTGTAGAATTATATAATCGTGCAAAATTTGCAAATGATGTTGGGGCAGATTTATTTGTAAGTATACATCTCAATTCATATCTTGAAAATCGAAGTGTTCGAGGTTCAGAAATTTATTATTTCTCATTTTCAAACGATAAATACGCCAGAAAAATCGCAAGGAAAGAAAACCTCGACATGAAAAAAAATAAGGATATAATAGAATCAAGAGTTATAGAAAAGAAAAATTCAATTCCAGAAAGCAAAAAATTTGCAGAATTATTAAAAAAACGCATCAAAGAAAATAACATTCCTTTTAGATCCATACATGCAGCTGAATTTGCAGTACTGGCATATACTAAATGCCCGGCAGTATTATTTGAACTTGAATTTCTTTCAAATCCAACAGTAGAAATAAGCTTTAAATCCGGTGTATATATAGATTTGTTCGCTAAAATAATATCAGACAGTATTCTGGAATATTTTGGATTAAAATAA
- the pgl gene encoding 6-phosphogluconolactonase: MRIFEYENINEMSFETAKTVFNFYDYYIRKQGYFSLVLAGGNTPKLLYQILASEYNLKINWNDVYIFFGDERYVDKENEYSNYKMAFETLISKIDIPPKNIFRIRTEIEPIEKCVEDYENQILKFFEKKDKDVSFDLILLGMGNDGHVASIFPDIEISNNKYIDYVIPKNANPLVPRITFTYNTINNSKNVVFLISGKEKIKVLNEVFRGKEYPVGNIKPRENLIYFISK; the protein is encoded by the coding sequence ATGAGAATATTTGAATACGAAAATATAAATGAAATGAGTTTTGAAACTGCAAAAACTGTTTTTAACTTTTATGATTATTACATAAGAAAACAGGGGTATTTTTCTCTGGTCTTAGCGGGGGGCAATACTCCAAAATTACTGTATCAAATTCTGGCATCTGAATATAATTTAAAAATAAACTGGAATGATGTATATATATTTTTTGGTGATGAAAGATATGTGGATAAAGAAAATGAATATAGCAATTATAAAATGGCTTTTGAAACGTTGATTTCAAAAATAGATATTCCCCCAAAAAATATTTTTAGAATAAGAACAGAAATCGAACCTATTGAAAAATGTGTAGAAGATTATGAAAACCAAATATTGAAATTTTTTGAGAAGAAAGATAAAGATGTTTCATTTGATTTAATTCTTTTGGGAATGGGGAATGATGGACATGTTGCCTCAATTTTTCCAGATATTGAAATTTCAAATAATAAGTATATTGATTATGTTATACCAAAAAATGCAAATCCATTAGTTCCAAGAATAACCTTTACATATAATACTATAAATAATAGTAAAAACGTTGTTTTTTTAATTTCTGGAAAAGAAAAAATAAAAGTATTAAATGAAGTTTTTAGAGGGAAAGAATATCCGGTGGGAAATATAAAACCACGTGAGAATTTGATATATTTTATATCTAAGTAA
- a CDS encoding diacylglycerol kinase family protein produces the protein MRKFSKSLKFAIQGLFEVFTTQRNFKIQTTFALLAFILAIILNLDESQILWISLAIFMVLILETINTLVEKMMDLMHPEYNAIVGIIKDLGAAAVLIAATFSIVVAAVIFGGKMFNWPPKYGIIIGILFILFIIIGSILKKGRDNNG, from the coding sequence ATGAGAAAATTTTCAAAAAGTTTAAAATTTGCTATCCAGGGATTATTTGAAGTTTTTACAACCCAAAGAAATTTCAAAATACAAACTACATTTGCATTATTGGCTTTTATATTGGCTATTATATTAAATCTTGATGAAAGTCAGATACTATGGATATCTCTGGCAATATTCATGGTACTTATCCTTGAAACAATTAATACACTTGTAGAAAAAATGATGGATTTAATGCATCCAGAATATAATGCAATTGTTGGTATTATAAAAGATTTAGGAGCAGCTGCGGTATTAATCGCAGCTACTTTTTCTATTGTTGTTGCAGCTGTAATATTCGGTGGCAAAATGTTTAATTGGCCTCCCAAATATGGTATAATTATAGGTATACTATTCATTTTATTTATAATTATCGGCAGCATCCTGAAAAAAGGGAGGGATAACAATGGATGA
- a CDS encoding 2-oxoacid:acceptor oxidoreductase family protein, which translates to MKLREPSSIRISGMGGQGNILMGLILAESLVKEGYWVVQSQHYGAQVRGGLSFCDVLFSEETIDYPKAETFDVLYLMHDIAFSHLSKVKNNGIIFYDSSYIKALPQTVARVTKKIIPIPASKLAYEKLGNSNVANMIGLGAIAKNCGIVSLDTLVEVMKKRVNERFYEIDEKALKIGYEFVEKKYEIKNNGHSVGRGF; encoded by the coding sequence ATGAAATTAAGAGAACCTTCAAGCATAAGAATTAGCGGTATGGGCGGTCAGGGTAATATTTTAATGGGATTAATACTTGCTGAATCATTGGTTAAAGAAGGGTATTGGGTTGTTCAATCTCAACACTATGGTGCTCAGGTTAGGGGAGGTTTATCATTTTGTGACGTTCTTTTTTCTGAAGAAACCATAGATTACCCTAAAGCTGAAACATTTGATGTATTATACTTAATGCATGATATTGCATTCTCTCATCTTTCAAAAGTTAAAAATAATGGTATCATATTCTACGACAGCTCATATATAAAAGCATTACCTCAAACTGTTGCAAGGGTAACAAAAAAGATTATCCCAATTCCTGCTTCAAAATTAGCTTATGAAAAATTAGGCAATTCAAATGTTGCTAATATGATAGGTTTAGGGGCAATTGCTAAAAATTGTGGCATTGTTAGCCTTGATACATTAGTAGAAGTAATGAAAAAGAGAGTTAATGAGAGATTTTATGAAATAGATGAAAAAGCATTAAAGATTGGATATGAATTCGTCGAAAAGAAATATGAAATAAAAAATAACGGACATTCAGTAGGAAGAGGTTTTTAA
- a CDS encoding 2-oxoacid:ferredoxin oxidoreductase subunit beta has protein sequence MPTQKYFQYLRKDRLPNVWCPGCGNGIIMKSFIEAAANLNLDKNKVAVVSGIGCSSRVTGYLDFNTLHTLHGRAIPFATGVKLARPDLEVVVMGGDGDMLAIGGNHFIHACRRNMNLTVILFNNTIYGMTGGQYSPTTPHEATASTAPYGNVERSFDPVQMAIASGATYVARSTVYHYMQSVKYIENAIKHKGMSVVEIVSNCHTYYGRYNGMSKPTQFMDYFKNNAITINKAKDMSKEELEGKIVIGEFHKDDAKKTYLDLYAEISAKLGGVAK, from the coding sequence ATGCCTACTCAAAAGTATTTTCAGTATCTCAGAAAAGATAGACTTCCAAATGTATGGTGTCCAGGCTGCGGAAATGGTATAATTATGAAATCTTTTATTGAAGCAGCTGCTAATTTAAACCTTGATAAAAATAAGGTTGCTGTTGTTTCTGGTATTGGTTGTTCTTCAAGAGTTACAGGATATTTAGATTTTAATACTCTTCACACATTACACGGAAGAGCTATTCCATTTGCTACAGGTGTAAAGCTTGCAAGGCCTGATCTCGAAGTTGTTGTAATGGGTGGAGATGGTGATATGCTCGCTATTGGTGGAAATCATTTTATACACGCCTGTAGAAGAAATATGAATCTAACAGTAATACTATTTAATAATACAATATACGGCATGACAGGTGGTCAATATTCACCAACCACTCCTCATGAAGCAACTGCTTCAACAGCACCATATGGAAATGTTGAGCGCTCTTTTGATCCTGTTCAAATGGCTATTGCTTCTGGTGCTACCTATGTTGCAAGAAGTACAGTATATCATTACATGCAAAGCGTTAAATATATAGAAAATGCTATAAAACACAAAGGTATGTCTGTTGTTGAAATAGTATCAAATTGTCATACTTACTATGGAAGATATAATGGAATGTCAAAACCAACACAGTTTATGGACTACTTTAAAAATAATGCTATTACAATAAACAAAGCAAAAGATATGTCAAAAGAAGAATTGGAAGGAAAAATAGTAATTGGAGAATTCCATAAAGATGATGCTAAAAAAACCTATTTAGACTTATACGCAGAAATCTCTGCTAAATTAGGTGGTGTTGCTAAATGA